A single genomic interval of Mangifera indica cultivar Alphonso chromosome 5, CATAS_Mindica_2.1, whole genome shotgun sequence harbors:
- the LOC123217559 gene encoding uncharacterized protein LOC123217559: MTTKTNITFQYPQLTKTNYDQWALRMKAIIGSHGLWDIVEKGYEDLADENTATVAALEAWQRTKKKDQSALSIIHQGIDDDMFEKIANATRAKDAWEILKNSVVGVDRVKKVRLQTLRAEFESILMKENESITDYFTRVLAVVNQMKRLNEKMEDVRVVEKILRSLNAKFTYVVVAIEESKDIESMTIDELHGSLLAHEERMKRTQ; this comes from the coding sequence ATGACGACCAAAACTAATATCACTTTCCAATACCCACAATTGACCAAAACAAACTATGATCAATGGGCGCTACGCATGAAGGCCATAATTGGGTCTCATGGCTTATGGGACATTGTCGAGAAAGGATATGAAGATCTCGCAGACGAGAATACTGCAACTGTGGCTGCACTAGAAGCTTGGCAGCgaacaaagaagaaagatcaAAGTGCACTCTCAATTATTCATCAAGGGATAGATGATGACATGTTCGAGAAGATAGCCAATGCGACAAGAGCCAAGGATGCATGGGAAATTCTAAAGAATTCCGTGGTCGGAGTTGATAGAGTGAAGAAGGTGCGACTCCAAACTCTAAGGGCTGAGTTTGAGTCGATTTTGATGAAGGAGAATGAGTCCATAACAGATTATTTTACTCGAGTATTGGCAGTGGTGAATCAAATGAAGCGGCTCAATGAAAAGATGGAAGATGTAAGAGTAGTAGAGAAGATTTTGCGCTCTCTTAACGCAAAATTCACTTATGTGGTGGTGGCGATTGAAGAATCGAAGGACATAGAGTCTATGACCATCGACGAGTTACATGGATCGTTGTTAGCACATGAAGAGAGAATGAAGAGGACCCAATAA
- the LOC123215865 gene encoding PR5-like receptor kinase → MLIAVAFCIYRSSPYTSMMLWNKKSKSHQNIEQFLRKHGSLAPKRYSYSNVKIMTNSFKHKLGQGGYGGVYKGTLHDGRHVAVKVLTESKGNGEEFINEIASISKTAHVNIVTLLGYCFEGHRRALIYEFMLNGSLEKFIYEKNPLNWELLYQIVMGIARGLEYLHRGCNTRILHFDIKPHNILLDEDFCPKISDFGLAKICPNKESIVSMAVARRTIGYIAPEVFSRNFGEVSHKSDVYSYGMMVLEMTGGRQNKNVQVDNSSEIYFPHWIYKRLEEDEELGLDGISNEEDKNYIRKTMIVSLWCIQTKPSDRPTMSRVIDMLESNLDMLQIPPRPFLTSPSRSQLDSSTLSLK, encoded by the coding sequence ATGTTGATAGCTGTCGCCTTTTGCATCTACAGATCGTCACCATACACTTCAATGATGTTATGGAACAAGAAAAGTAAGAGTCACCAGAACATTGAGCAATTTTTAAGGAAGCATGGATCACTTGCGCCTAAAAGATATAGTTATTCTAATGTTAAGATTATGACCAATTCATTCAAACATAAACTAGGCCAAGGAGGATATGGAGGTGTTTACAAAGGCACACTACATGATGGTCGTCATGTTGCAGTGAAGGTCTTGACTGAGTCTAAAGGTAATGGTGAAGAATTTATCAATGAGATTGCTAGCATTAGTAAAACTGCTCATGTCAACATAGTCACTCTTTTAGGCTATTGTTTTGAAGGCCATAGGAGAGCTCTTATTTACGAGTTTATGTTGAATGGATCTCTAGAGAAGTTCATATATGAAAAGAATCCATTAAATTGGGAACTGTTGTACCAAATTGTAATGGGAATAGCTCGAGGGCTAGAGTATTTACATCGTGGTTGTAACACAAGAATTTTGCACTTTGACATAAAGCCTCATAACATTCTTCTTGATGAAGATTTTTGTCCGAAGATCTCCGATTTTGGTCTAGCTAAAATTTGCCCCAACAAAGAGAGTATCGTATCGATGGCAGTTGCACGAAGGACTATCGGTTATATTGCTCCTGAAGTATTTTCAAGAAACTTTGGAGAGGTCTCTCACAAGTCAGATGTTTATAGCTATGGAATGATGGTTTTAGAAATGACTGgaggaagacaaaataaaaatgttcaaGTTGATAATAGCAGTGAAATATACTTTCCACATTGGATTTACAAACGccttgaagaagatgaagagcttggaTTGGATGGCATTTCAAATGAAgaggataaaaattatataagaaagaCGATGATAGTGAGCTTGTGGTGCATACAGACTAAGCCCTCAGATAGGCCAACAATGAGCAGAGTGATAGATATGTTGGAAAGCAATCTTGACATGCTGCAAATCCCACCAAGGCCTTTCTTAACTTCTCCTTCAAGATCGCAACTAGATTCTTCGACACTGTCATTAAAGTAA
- the LOC123215866 gene encoding uncharacterized protein LOC123215866 encodes MKKFMGMSVSILAVVTFLHLLAFVFAVGAERRRSTAKVVLDRSDERTYCVYSTDASTVYGLTAFGLLLLSQAVLNGVTRCLCFGKGLVRGRLYTTCAVVFFVVSWVSFLAAEACLLAGSARNAYHTKYRGFFVGNDLSCATLRKGVFAAAAALTLLSLLASILYYWAHSRADTGGWQKHQNEGVGLTTQRHHPGEFEKA; translated from the exons atgaaaaaattcatgGGTATGTCAGTCTCCATTTTAGCTGTAGTTACTTTTCTGCATCTCTTAGCCTTCGTCTTCGCCGTCGGAGCGGAACGACGTCGCAGCACT gcTAAGGTGGTGTTGGATCGGTCCGATGAGCGGACTTACTGTGTGTACTCAACGGACGCGTCGACGGTGTACGGATTGACGGCGTTTGGTTTGCTATTGTTGAGTCAAGCTGTTTTGAACGGCGTTACGAGGTGTCTTTGCTTTGGAAAAGGCCTTGTTAGAGGCCGCTTATACACCACTTGCGCCGTTGTCTTCTTCGTCGTTTCCTG GGTTAGCTTTCTGGCAGCCGAAGCATGCTTATTGGCAGGGTCAGCGAGAAATGCATACCACACCAAATACCGTGGATTCTTTGTTGGAAATGACCTATCCTGTGCCACACTTCGCAAAGGTGTCTTTGCTGCAGCAGCAGCTTTAACATTGTTATCACTGCTAGCATCGATTTTGTATTACTGGGCTCACTCCAGGGCTGACACCGGTGGATGGCAGAAGCATCAAAATGAAGGCGTTGGCCTGACAACACAGCGTCATCACCCCGGTGAATTTGAGAAAGCTTAA
- the LOC123215864 gene encoding PR5-like receptor kinase: MLGTGIAISIVISGMLIAVAFCIYRSSPYTSMMLWNKKSKSHQNIEQFLRKHGSLAPKRYSYSDVKIMTNSFKHKLGQGGYGGVYKGILHDGRYVAVKVLTESKGNGEEFINEVASISKTAHVNIVTLLGYCFEGHRRALIYEFMLNGSLEKFIYEKNPLNWELLYQIVMGIARGLEYLHRGCNTRILHFDINPHNILLDEDFCPKISDFGLAKICPNKESIVSMAVARGTIGYIAPEVFSRNFGEVSHKSDVYSYGMMVLEMTGERQNKNVQVDNSSEIYFPHWIYRRLEEDEELGLDGISNEEDKNYIRKMMIVSLWCIQTKSSDRPTMSRVIDMLESNLDMLQIPPRPFLTSPSRLQLDSSTLSLK, translated from the exons ATGCTTGGCACTGGAATTG ctaTATCAATCGTTATATCTGGAATGTTGATAGCTGTCGCCTTTTGCATCTACAGATCGTCACCATACACTTCAATGATGTTATGGAACAAGAAAAGTAAGAGTCACCAGAACATTGAGCAATTTTTAAGGAAGCATGGATCACTTGCGCCTAAAAGATATAGTTATTCTGATGTTAAGATTATGACCAATTCATTCAAACATAAACTAGGCCAAGGAGGATATGGAGGTGTTTACAAAGGCATACTACATGATGGTCGTTATGTTGCAGTGAAGGTCTTGACTGAGTCTAAAGGTAATGGTGAAGAATTTATCAATGAGGTTGCTAGCATTAGTAAGACTGCTCATGTCAACATAGTCACTCTTTTAGGCTATTGTTTTGAAGGTCATAGGAGAGCTCTTATTTACGAGTTTATGTTGAATGGATCTCTAGAGAAATTCATATATGAAAAGAATCCATTAAATTGGGAACTATTGTACCAAATTGTAATGGGAATAGCTCGAGGGCTAGAGTATTTACATCGTGGTTGCAACACAAGAATTTTGCACTTTGACATAAACCCTCATAACATTCTTCTTGATGAAGATTTTTGTCCGAAGATCTCCGATTTTGGTCTAGCTAAAATTTGCCCCAACAAAGAGAGTATCGTATCGATGGCTGTTGCACGGGGGACTATCGGTTATATTGCTCCTGAAGTATTTTCAAGAAACTTTGGAGAGGTTTCTCACAAGTCAGATGTTTATAGCTATGGAATGATGGTTTTAGAAATGACTGgagaaagacaaaataaaaatgttcaaGTTGATAATAGCAGTGAAATATACTTTCCACATTGGATTTACAGACGccttgaagaagatgaagagcttggaTTGGATGGCATTTCAAATGAAgaggataaaaattatataagaaagatgatgatagtGAGCTTGTGGTGCATACAGACTAAGTCCTCAGATAGGCCAACAATGAGCAGAGTGATAGATATGTTGGAAAGCAACCTTGACATGTTGCAAATCCCACCAAGGCCTTTCTTAACTTCTCCTTCAAGATTGCAACTAGATTCTTCGACACTGTCATTAAAGTAA